In the genome of Myxococcus stipitatus, one region contains:
- a CDS encoding S41 family peptidase: protein MHRSIKALPLALLMGLSACGNDDPGEGPPKTVEGEWATETYGLVVRLHGNQVELFERTEVSCLPLAEGELKDGRLPELDLRFRREGDALVIEDSGTLFVRGKRAPVPDLCTRSLPSPKDPVLNFETLWSTFNEQYALFDLYGVDWRARYQQFRPRVSATTTDDELFALMSEMLAPLRDGHINLSGGERHFSPKPFPDEFYEHHEAVLQYIDQRFRKGPGVTLTGGGQLAYQSLNARVGYIAIFKMMKFTEASGAASDVAAAGKAIDEALAALGDKDALIVDVRFNTGGHDAVSLALASRFTTTERLGVSKKGRTRDGFTSVRELRFGPAGPRPFTKPVYVLQSGLSASAAEIFTMAMAPLPQVTLVGERSLGAHSDTPTRQLPNGWTFGLSIEQYFAPDGRMYESVGVPTDVVIPLDCAGIAAGTDRILQEALRLTAALP from the coding sequence ATGCACCGGAGTATCAAAGCCCTGCCGTTGGCGCTGCTGATGGGGTTGTCCGCTTGTGGGAATGACGACCCGGGGGAGGGGCCCCCGAAGACGGTGGAGGGGGAGTGGGCCACCGAGACGTACGGCCTCGTGGTGAGGCTTCACGGCAACCAGGTCGAACTCTTCGAGCGGACGGAGGTGAGCTGCCTCCCGCTCGCCGAGGGTGAGCTGAAGGACGGGCGGCTGCCCGAGCTCGACCTGCGCTTCCGGCGGGAGGGCGATGCGCTCGTCATCGAGGACTCCGGGACGCTCTTCGTCCGGGGCAAGCGCGCCCCCGTGCCCGACCTCTGCACCCGCTCCCTCCCGTCACCGAAGGACCCGGTCCTCAACTTCGAGACCCTCTGGAGCACCTTCAACGAGCAGTACGCGCTCTTCGACCTCTACGGCGTCGACTGGCGCGCCCGCTACCAGCAGTTCCGGCCCCGCGTCTCCGCCACCACCACGGACGACGAGCTCTTCGCCCTCATGTCGGAGATGCTCGCGCCGCTCCGGGACGGCCACATCAACCTCTCGGGAGGAGAGCGGCACTTCTCACCCAAGCCCTTCCCCGACGAATTCTACGAGCACCATGAGGCGGTCCTTCAGTACATCGACCAGCGCTTCCGGAAGGGGCCCGGCGTCACCCTGACGGGCGGTGGCCAGCTCGCGTACCAGTCCCTCAACGCGCGGGTGGGCTACATTGCCATCTTCAAGATGATGAAGTTCACGGAGGCGTCCGGTGCGGCCTCCGACGTGGCGGCGGCGGGCAAGGCCATCGACGAGGCGCTGGCCGCCCTGGGCGACAAGGATGCCCTCATCGTCGACGTGCGCTTCAACACGGGCGGCCATGACGCCGTGTCCCTGGCCCTCGCGAGCCGCTTCACCACGACGGAGAGGCTCGGCGTCTCGAAGAAGGGCCGCACGCGCGACGGCTTCACCTCCGTGCGAGAGTTGCGCTTCGGACCCGCGGGGCCTCGCCCGTTCACCAAGCCCGTCTATGTGCTGCAGAGCGGCCTCAGCGCGAGCGCGGCGGAGATCTTCACCATGGCCATGGCCCCGCTGCCCCAGGTCACCCTCGTCGGGGAGCGCTCACTCGGGGCCCACTCCGACACGCCCACCCGCCAGCTCCCGAATGGCTGGACGTTCGGCTTGTCCATCGAGCAGTACTTCGCTCCGGACGGTCGGATGTACGAGAGCGTCGGCGTGCCGACGGATGTGGTCATTCCGCTCG